The genome window ATAGTGAAAAACCCCAAAGAATCAATCACTCCCAACCCCAAATTTGGAAGCTTTGTACTAATTCGATTttaaaccctaaccctagaTTGCTCCTACTAGTcccaatttggattttaatttcttatcaCCGAATATGCCCCTATAGTTTTGGTTTACGTTGTTGGAAGGGACTGAGGGTGATTTCGTCATTTCATGGATTGCTGGAATTTAGTTGACTTGGTTTTTTTATGCTTGATTAGTGGTGGTGATTTGGGGTTTAGGAGAGAATATGGAGCACCTGGCATTGATACATCTGCATGGATATTAATTTAATACAGCAAGGGAAGTGTTATCGGATATTTTAAGTacattagtttaaaaaaaatttttaaaaactttttatggaaaaagaaaaaaaatgtgatttttatatttttaataaaagtgatattaaatttttctaaaatgatttattaattattactttAAGGATTTCGATTAACATAACTCGTAAAGTAAATCAGCAACACAAgatgtttagtttttttttttttttttttcaaaaattgtttaggtaatttattgtgattgatgtatagtaaaaaaaattctcaataaAATAACCTATGAGAATGATGTTGCATCAATCAAAACTAACAAGTTGTGCAAAATATTGTGTTCATaacattctttttttaattatataatattgttttctaaattaaaaaaaaatgtttttctttatcataatttagattttgttttttatttttataatttgatagttagagTGGGagaatttgaatcttgaatgTCCCTATTAAAAACATCCGAAGATGCCAACTAGTTAACTAATAAAGCTCTTAACAagtaaattttagatttaagtACGAGTAGACATGTTAAGTGTAGTTTATGGTCTATATGATAaggttaatttatttttttcttttctatttttttaaatactcataaaaaaagagatttattaaatgatgaatttcataaatatctttattttaaatttataataaaaaaatttaaatgattttatttgCTAATAGATTTGGGCAAAATAActagattaattatttttaacacAGTAAGaaactaaattgacaaaaattaaacctTAAGAACTATTTTGACAATTGAAGTACAAGTCAATgtactaaattgaattttagccaaatttctataattttttttttttataaagttgaTGATGTGCCTTTGTTGTGATTGgtgcataatataattaatttcaattgtGGAATCATGTAAAAGTGGTGAACCAATCAAAACTTGTATCCTTAACaagttacaaaaaaaatcttgtaaatttttttaactcttgacattattctttatcaaaattctaaattttactAAGAGTAGACATATTAAACACGGTATATTGTCTATGCGATAcaattcaaggtttttttttttatcaaaatgaatGGTCATTtgaattagattttaattttttttttcaatttttaacttatttgtttaagtataaCCTTTTAAATTCTCATTATTTTTAGTTACAACTATCACTTTCATCAGATCAACAAAAAACTAATCTCAATGCatactaaaatcaaattttaaaataatatttatgttgattttatatttcaatatttaattaccttagttttttttttttagtaaatagtaatacttattagaatacacacgaaaatactaataatagtgttttaaacaaagtttataatacattacataatcaGAGTGCAACTACAAAAAGTTTAGATTAGGGTTATAAATAGCGGACACTAGATACACACAACTAATATGGGATAAATATCCTCATTTAATTATCTTAGTTGAATTATCTATTTGGATACTTCATTTTCCCTTGATGCGTACAcactattatttattaaattaaagtttatattttatctttttaactGTGGTATTGAGTACtcatttacttatcaaaaaaaaagaaagagaaaaagaaagagtactCATTTTAATTGGACTTGATTTTCCtcgacaaaaagaaaaagaaaaagaagggacTTGACTACCCAACATTTGTTATCGGCAAAATAATTGGTAGAACATAaacaaatgttttttatttacaaCCAATTGTTGAGGTACAAGACTTAAGACTTTTAACAATCTAAACTCGCCTCAAATCTATGTCATGACGTTTAAACCCAATTTAGTacagttttaaatttttaatgggTAAACTCTAAACAAGTAAACATCCTAAATTCCCAACCCTTAGAACATAATGCAGAAATACAGACGATCAGTCCCAAGTGACAAAGTCAGAGGACATAGAATTGCCAAACCCTAAATCGTTAGGAGCTGTTTTAGTATAAGATATTTAAGAAGTAAGCATTAATTAATGTTACTCAAATTATAATAGAGTAGATTAAGAAGATGAAGTTGATAATGAAaccagattctcaaaaaaaaaaaaaaagttgataatgAAACCTTAGTGGAGGTCAATCTCTAAGTGGGACCTAGTGATTCTCACTACTTTAATTCCTTCGGTGGAAAATAAGGATTGTGAGTTTCGAGTAAATTAATTGTGTGGCCACCGACACATTAAAGattcaattgttttttaaagATATCTTAACCTGACTCGAACAGGAACCAAGCTAATCTTATATATAGTGAGTGTTTGGATATCATTTATTttacagaaattaaaaaattattattgaaaatactataaataaaggtaaaagttagttgaaatagtacagtggggcCCATGAATAGTGTCAAAAAGTGCACTGAAACCCttgaatagtaacaaaataatctaaatagtgaaataattttaatttttaatcctaaTCCAAAACGCACACATAgtataaaaagattaaaagaaaaagaagaagaagctaatcttatatataaaaaagtgtgtTAGATTTCTAGTATTATTCCTTGTTACGCATGGTAATAATTAAAGTCATTATCTTGTCCCTATTCTATAATCATAAACTTGAGAATGCAGCATGAGTCAAGCAAATTGTTCTGAGTGGTAAAAATTCATCTAATGGATCATTACTGCTGTTTTTTGCTTGAAATGACAAGAGTAAAACTATAAGGAAAAATACTACTATTACATTATGAATGACATATTAAAATGTCCACAAATGCTGCTGCCTCATCTAACTTTATATTGTCCTTAGTGACGTGAGGCGTTTTAGTTAACATCatgaacaattttatttttttttggtaattcaaTAGTATTTTACACTATCCCCCAAATTAGGACAATATTTTATagattaaattacaaattacctcctctaattatgaaatatttttaattcagttttttaagtttattttattttcattttagttctttaattaatttttttttttaatttaattattctaTCTAGTTCTATTTGCCGTTAGTTTTAGTgatttttactttaaaatatgTCGTTTTAGTGGATGTAATAGCTAGGGCGGATTGGATGAAAAGACTATATTGAAAATGAATACAAGTTAcgtaaccaaaaagaaaaaaaggaaaaaagaaagaaaagaaagaaagaaagaaagaatagaaattAAAGGactagaataaaaaatatgaaacttaaaaaattgaatctaaAAACCTAAAACCACTCAAAGTCAAGGGttctaatttgtaatttagcctattttataatatcaaaGACATATTCTTCTCAGTTTCTCATAAATGAAGAGgaatcttatttatttatttattttttattttttgagaaacgaaGAGGAATCTTAATTGGAACATAAATATTAGAGTGCATAcctttttaatttatctttaaACTAGGGTAATGTCACCTTCCACTAGCTTTTGTCATTGAGTTAAGAGAGTCACAGTTAAAATGCACCCAAGTCTCCACAAAAAAAAGCACCCATGTTGTTAGTGATGCCTTGTTACCTGGACATGGATTAACAAGACTTTGACAgcatatattttgaatttttttttattttattttttaataatcataATTGCTTTTCTTGCACGGGAAAATGATTAGGCTGAGGAaatgtttcaacaaaataaagtGGAAAAATCTAATAGGGACACTTCTTTTTTGCtgtcaatttttctttttgctatgCGTTTTTGcccatctactttttttttttttttaccttttcctTTCGTCTTTTTCCATAATTTTGCCTACTCACTTCAAACAATTCAAACTTCTAaagaattttttcaatttcaaatgcGATCCTTAACATAACATAAGCTTATGAGTGCTTTGTTATGGTCACATTTTGGaaagcacctttttttttaataaaaaaaatatatttttatgaagatttttttagaagcaaatttgacattttatgtGATGACATTTATAGTGGAACCTTTTTGCTGTCAAAATTTGTTTCTCCTATGCATTTCTCCCATctactttccctttttcttttgtcactttccaaaatattttggacCTTAGATGGAAACTTGACAtgcaatatttattttatgcatTCAATGTATGGATTCTTCCCCTTTCAGGGTGTGTGAATTTCATAGTTGTGCAGAACTCGGTCATTTTAAAAGGAAAGATGCATATATCaagtgcatgaaatatatacattatCCTTAACATGACATAGAATTGCTTTGTTTATTATGTTTTGGTCACATTTTGAGAGAAcctgttcttttcttttttcctgttttgttctgTGAAGCCAATTTAGCAATATTTTGGGATGAAATTTAGTGGAATATTTGTATCACACTAACTAGATGACACCTCGTAAATAGATTATCGAATgcatgaaattttcaaattaatgcAGCGGATACTTTGCACCTGCCCCTTTTATCAGCTCTGTTTGCTTGTGAGAACAAAGGAGTAGTGGAACCTGACCAAACTAGCCGAAAGGTCTCTTCAAGGAAATGGGCTTCCACTAAAAACTTGGAGGATAAGTAGAAATAGAAATGTACCTCCAATTGATGGCTTTTAATGCAGACAGTAGAAAATGGGTCATAATCAGTGAGCACAGTTCTCTTTTATAATTGGATTTCTGAGTTCTGACAAAACTGCAGGGTGCTATTATTTCGAGTCAAGcactaatttttcatttctacaGATATTTGGCCGGCTTTAGAATAGTGTTGtgaaaccccaaaaaaataaaaaaataaaaactgattaatTGATGTTTGTTTACTGGGAAAATTTGTTGTACACAAAAGGTAATCTTTAAGGAAAATTGACTTTGAAGTGACCCTTTTGAGTATATtgactttttttgtttggttgtgaaAAAGATTAAAGTGACTAGTAaggattttcctttttatattattttatttatttaccttGAAGTACTGTATATGGATATCTCGTTTCTGCtaatgggttttgttttgaaggGTCTCATCGTGCCATGTGGGGAGCACAGATGTGTTGTACATGATTTGGTAATTCCTAGGCTTTGAGGTTGTAAAATGATAATGGAAAACAAGGGTTTTGCTTCTTTCAAGAGAATCAGTTGCAGATAAGACCAGACTGTTTGGTgtaagagaaaacaaaaaaaataccatatttGCTAGGTCTTTAAAGTAAAGGCTGTGCAAGGGAGGGAAACTAAAGGGGCTAGTAATTTCAGTGCCAAAGTCTTACTAGAGCTCATTACCATAGGGTTACTTGCATTTTTCCTTGGAAGCTCAGTCAGGTAAATGCAGCTGGTCTTGTTCTATATTCATGTCATCTTTCTACTTGGGATTGATTGTTCAACTCACTCCCATTTCTGTTGCTCATTTCTTGATATATGAGCAACAATATTagtttataagaaaaattaaagtttgTTACTTTTTTGCTCCAGAAAATCTTTTAGCTCTGGAAAGTCTCTTTTGCTACCCCTAAAAGTTTCTACTTGGTTAGGTCcttctctttcatcttctttGATGAGTATATGAAAATGGAAAAACCAGCTGAGAATCAAATCTGTTCCTTAATGTGGTTTTCCAGAACCTCATTGCTATGTGTTGCAGTCCTTGTTCCAGTCTTTGCTTACTTTCTCAGTTTTGGGTTCTATCCCTCCCTTGTTACCATTCCAATTTTGGTTCTATCAACTTTGTTTGTTGTCacattcagaaagaaaaatgtgattttGGATGAGAATCCAGTCCAAGATGAGGGTCACATCTGTGACCAGAAACACCTACTTGGAAAGGAAGTTGGTCAGACTCAGACACCACAGCCACTTCTAGAAACAGCAATCCAACCTGAGGTTACCCAACAAAATGAAGTTGGTGTGATGCATGAGTACAAAGTTGAGTCACCCCCAGATACTCTTTTTCCTTCAGACAGTGAAAGCAGCAATGATTCCTTAATTGGTGAAAATTTTGAGGTCAATTTGATGTGTTCCAACCATATGGATCAAGATCTAGCAATCTCAGATGGTTCAGTTtctgatgaagatgatgatagCCTCATTGAAATCTCCCTCCCAGGCAGCAAGTCTGGTGGCCTAGATGAAGAGCCAAAGCAAAAGGCACAATCAAATTTGCCAGATCTCTTGCCAGAGTCTATTTTTCAGCAGCAAGGCTTAATGGAACTCCTAGCAGAGATTAatgagatgaatgaggaagaaaaTTTGATAGAGATTGACCTTTCAATGGGCTCCATCAATCAAGTGTTCCAAGGTTAGAGATTGAAGAATGAGTTGTCATTATCAAGACTCATGAGGTCAACATGTTCTAAATTTTGATCTCCATGAATGATGCTTAGATTAATGGATAGGGttgctcttctttttttaatttttatttatttatttaatgcaGAACCTTATGAAAATATTGCGTTTTCATTAACTTGGCTTTCTCTGAAGGCTTCAATTCTGATTAGTAAAGCATGCCTACCACAGCCTTTTTGTAACCCCTTTAAAgtttatatatcaaaattccACTTCATTATGTATTTGTTGTATATGTAGAGTTTTTGGAAGTAGCTTTTTGACAAAAAGCTTATTTACTAGAAGTAGATTAAAGTATAATTATACATAAACATGTGAAGcttaaaaataagatttttatttatttatttatttattttttattttttatttttaggaaacattaaaaataagaagttgtatataaataaataagctaaAATGTTAGAAGAAAACTCTGTTTTCAAACGGACACTAGACATAAACAAAGCAAAATAATCTTGTCTGTGGAGACTTTTGCTAGGCAAGGAGCCCCACTTGCATTTGCTTTTGAATGGTatcaatttcttttgttctttcattttcacttttttcataTCCTTTCCCATTATGTGCATAGGCACCAAGGACCCAGGCTATGATCTTGGATGCAGTTGCTTATCATTAAGAATGTAATGTCGTGAGCCACATAGTGGAAGAAATTAACCATGGGTGTTTGAGACAAATGAGGTTGGTATGTTTGTCATGTTACCCAGCAAGTGACACTTTGGAAACAGAATTGGTCCTTGAATCATTTGAAAGAAGCTTGAGACTGTGTAACATTTATAATCTACTTTCACTAGTCACAAACATTTTCATTATCTATGTTCTTGTTAGATGAAAGTGGTCTAATCCTGATCTTCTAGTAGGAATTACCCTGATGAAATAAATAGTGTAATTGATTCAATCACATATAAGGTTAGCAACAaccttcccttttcttttttgagctGTTCCAAAGCTGCTATATGAGTGAACCAATTACACTATTTACATAATGGCAACTCCAACTAAATATATACCTAGTTCTTTCCTTAACTCTTCATTGAACATGTTGTATTTTATCATACTCACGGTTATCACACCATTAGGAGCTGAATTGTAATATACACAACTAAGTTTTTCCAACTATCTAGCAATAAGCTCAACAAAAGTAATGCTTTTACCGCATCATCTACACAAGTTTAATAATAGACTACTCATGTAACACCTCTTTGAAATCACTTAAGTGCTCGGCAACCCTTTGCCTATTCATATACT of Quercus lobata isolate SW786 chromosome 8, ValleyOak3.0 Primary Assembly, whole genome shotgun sequence contains these proteins:
- the LOC115957854 gene encoding uncharacterized protein LOC115957854 → MKMEKPAENQICSLMWFSRTSLLCVAVLVPVFAYFLSFGFYPSLVTIPILVLSTLFVVTFRKKNVILDENPVQDEGHICDQKHLLGKEVGQTQTPQPLLETAIQPEVTQQNEVGVMHEYKVESPPDTLFPSDSESSNDSLIGENFEVNLMCSNHMDQDLAISDGSVSDEDDDSLIEISLPGSKSGGLDEEPKQKAQSNLPDLLPESIFQQQGLMELLAEINEMNEEENLIEIDLSMGSINQVFQG